One Qiania dongpingensis genomic window carries:
- a CDS encoding ABC transporter ATP-binding protein, with amino-acid sequence MIKVNDVSMRFLMANDNISSIKEFVTAFLKRKLKFKEFWALEHVSFDVNKGEVVGIIGRNGAGKSTTLKIISGILKPTQGNVERYGNIVPMLELGSGFDMDLSGKENVFLNGAILGYSKEFLESKYDEILEFSELGDFIYSPIRNYSSGMLMRLAFSIATVVEPEILIVDEILAVGDESFQHKSKDRMLELMSGGTTVLFVSHSMEQIREMCDRVVWLEGGTVKMFGPTAEVCDAYDISGPDSRRR; translated from the coding sequence ATGATAAAGGTAAACGATGTGTCCATGCGCTTTTTAATGGCGAATGACAATATTTCCAGCATAAAGGAGTTTGTCACGGCTTTTTTAAAAAGAAAGCTGAAGTTTAAAGAGTTCTGGGCTTTGGAGCATGTGAGCTTTGACGTGAATAAAGGAGAAGTGGTAGGCATTATCGGCCGAAACGGCGCCGGTAAGAGTACCACCCTGAAGATTATTTCCGGGATATTGAAGCCGACGCAGGGGAATGTTGAACGGTACGGAAATATTGTCCCCATGCTGGAGCTGGGATCGGGATTTGATATGGATTTAAGCGGAAAAGAAAACGTATTTCTCAATGGAGCTATTTTGGGATATTCCAAAGAGTTCCTGGAAAGTAAATATGATGAGATACTGGAATTTTCAGAACTGGGCGATTTCATCTACAGTCCCATCCGCAATTATTCTTCTGGTATGCTCATGAGACTGGCATTTTCCATCGCGACAGTAGTAGAGCCGGAAATATTGATCGTAGATGAGATTCTGGCAGTAGGTGATGAAAGTTTTCAGCATAAGAGCAAAGATCGGATGCTGGAGTTGATGAGCGGAGGAACGACTGTCCTGTTTGTATCCCATAGTATGGAGCAGATCAGGGAAATGTGCGATCGTGTAGTCTGGCTGGAAGGCGGGACGGTGAAAATGTTCGGTCCCACTGCTGAAGTATGTGACGCATACGATATTTCAGGACCGGACAGCCGCAGGAGATAA